One genomic segment of Coffea arabica cultivar ET-39 chromosome 6e, Coffea Arabica ET-39 HiFi, whole genome shotgun sequence includes these proteins:
- the LOC113695773 gene encoding leucine-rich repeat receptor-like tyrosine-protein kinase PXC3 yields the protein MEFLTLVTAILFGLLSSSRLITAQVVDDHAILLEIAKEFSLSSWNVNQSDFCSWPGVGCSSNQSMVERLDLSRHGLQGNVTLISELRALKWLDLSSNNFHGSIPQAFGNLSLLEVLDLSFNKFESSVPVELGRLKNLRSLNLSNNYLSGVIPDELEGLEKLQEFQIYTNRLNGSIPRWVGNLTNLRSFTAYENGLSGNIPDNLGSVSELQLLNLHSNQLEGPVPESIFAMEKLEVLVLTQNKLTGSIPPSVGNCKGLSSIRIGNNELIGNIPREIGNITGLTYFEADNNNLSGEIVSEFAQCSNLTLLNLASNGFSGIIPPEFGQLSNLQELILSGNSLFGEIPITVLTCKNLNKLDLSSNRLNGTIPQEICSTSRLQYLLLSQNFVRGEIPHEIGNCIKLLELQMGSNYMTGSIPPEIGHMKNLQIALNLSFNHLRGLLPQELGRLDKLVALDLSNNQLSGNIPAALKGMLSLIEVDFSNNQLTGPIPTFVPFQKSPNSSFFGNKALCGEPLSPSCGNSNGSGNVNYHHKVSYRIILAVIGSGLAVFASVTVVVLLYMMRERQEEAAKGGVTADDETTGKPVIIAGNVFIENLRQAIDFDAAVKATMKESNKLSIGTFSTVYRADMPSGMILSVKKLRSMDRTLIHHQSKMIREVERLSKLTHANLIRPIGFIIYEDVALLLHQYYPNGTLAEFLHESSKKHEYKPDWPTRLSIAIGVAEGLAFLHHVAIIHLDISSGNVLLDSNFNPLVGEIEISKLLDPSRGTASISAVAGSFGYIPPEYAYTMQVTAPGNVYSYGVVLLEILTTRLPVDEEFGEGVDLVKWVQGAPLRGETPEQILDAKLSTVSFAWRKEMLAALKVALLCTDSTPAKRPKMKKVVEMLQEITE from the exons ATGGAATTTTTAACTCTAGTAACTGCTATACTTTTTGGGTTGCTATCAAGTTCCCGACTCATAACTGCTCAAGTTGTTGATGATCATGCTATTTTGCTAGAAATTGCAAAAGAGTTTAGTTTGTCTTCCTGGAATGTAAACCAGTCAGATTTCTGTTCTTGGCCTGGTGTTGGTTGCAGCTCTAACCAATCTATGGTGGAGAGGCTTGATCTTTCTCGCCATGGGTTGCAAGGTAATGTGACTCTAATTTCTGAGCTTAGAGCATTGAAATGGCTTGACCTGTCTTCTAATAATTTCCATGGATCAATCCCACAAGCATTTGGGAATTTATCGCtgcttgaagttcttgatttatCATTTAACAAGTTTGAGAGCTCAGTTCCTGTAGAACTGGGCAGGCTCAAGAACCTTAGGTCATTGAACTTGTCAAATAATTATTTAAGCGGGGTCATACCTGATGAGCTTGAGGGGTTGGAAAAGCTGCAAGAGTTTCAGATATATACTAACAGGCTGAATGGTTCCATCCCTCGGTGGGTTGGAAATTTAACCAATTTGAGATCTTTTACTGCTTATGAGAATGGATTAAGTGGTAATATTCCAGATAATCTGGGCTCAGTTTCTGAACTTCAGCTGTTGAACCTCCACTCTAATCAGCTAGAAGGGCCCGTACCTGAGAGCATTTTTGCTATGGAAAAATTGGAGGTTTTGGTTTTGACACAAAACAAGCTGACTGGCAGTATTCCTCCATCAGTTGGCAATTGCAAAGGCCTTTCTAGTATTAGAATTGGGAATAATGAGTTAATAGGTAACATTCCCAGAGAGATTGGTAATATTACTGGCCTTACATACTTTGAAGCTGATAATAATAATCTCTCTGGAGAGATAGTTTCTGAATTTGCACAATGCTCTAATCTCACTCTCCTTAATTTGGCCTCAAATGGTTTTAGTGGTATCATCCCTCCAGAATTTGGTCAACTTAGCAATTTGCAGGAGTTGATTCTTTCTGGAAATAGCCTATTTGGAGAGATTCCGATAACTGTTCTAACTTGCAAGAATCTGAACAAGCTTGACTTAAGCAGCAACAGACTCAATGGCACTATACCACAAGAGATCTGCAGTACTTCCAGGCTGCAATACTTGCTACTGAGTCAGAATTTTGTTAGAGGGGAGATACCTCATGAGATTGGAAATTGCATTAAGCTGCTTGAATTGCAGATGGGCAGTAACTATATGACTGGAAGTATTCCTCCTGAGATCGGTCACATGAAGAACTTGCAGATTGCGTTGAATTTGAGCTTCAATCATCTTCGTGGATTGTTGCCCCAAGAGTTGGGAAGACTCGACAAGCTGGTGGCTCTGGATCTTTCAAATAATCAGCTTTCCGGGAATATTCCAGCTGCACTGAAGGGCATGCTGAGTTTGATAGAGGTTGATTTTTCAAACAATCAGCTGACTGGACCAATACCAACCTTTGTGCCATTTCAAAAAAGCCCAAATTCAAGCTTTTTTGGGAACAAAGCTCTCTGTGGCGAGCCGTTGAGTCCTTCCTGTGGAAATTCGAATGGGTCTGGTAATGTGAATTATCATCACAAGGTTTCTTACAGGATCATATTGGCTGTTATTGGTTCTGGTTTGGCTGTTTTTGCATCTGTGACCGTTGTTGTATTGCTCTATATGATGAGGGAGAGGCAAGAGGAAGCTGCCAAAGGTGGTGTAACTGCTGATGATGAAACCACTGGCAAACCAGTCATAATAGCAGGGAATGTTTTCATTGAAAACCTTAGGCAAGCCATAGATTTTGATGCAGCAGTGAAGGCGACCATGAAAGAATCAAATAAACTTAGCATTGGCACTTTTAGCACCGTTTACAGAGCAGACATGCCATCTGGAATGATTCTGTCTGTTAAGAAGTTGAGATCAATGGACAGAACGTTGATTCATCACCAGAGCAAAATGATTAGAGAGGTTGAAAGGCTGAGTAAACTCACCCACGCCAATCTGATAAGGCCTATTGGGTTCATAATCTATGAAGATGTTGCACTTCTGCTACATCAATACTACCCGAATGGGACATTGGCAGAGTTTCTGCATGAATCTTCTAAGAAACATGAATATAAACCTGACTGGCCAACAAGACTCTCCATTGCCATTGGAGTAGCAGAAGGCTTAGCATTTTTGCATCATGTCGCAATTATTCACCTTGACATTTCTTCAGGTAATGTTCTTTTAGATTCCAATTTTAACCCGTTGGTTGGTGAAATCGAAATATCAAAGCTCTTAGACCCATCAAGAGGGACCGCAAGCATCAGCGCTGTTGCAGGTTCATTTGGATATATTCCCCCAG AATATGCATATACCATGCAAGTTACAGCACCTGGAAATGTTTACAGCTATGGGGTAGTTTTGCTTGAGATCCTTACTACCCGATTACCAGTAGATGAAGAATTTGGTGAAGGTGTAGATTTGGTGAAGTGGGT